Proteins encoded within one genomic window of Arachis ipaensis cultivar K30076 chromosome B08, Araip1.1, whole genome shotgun sequence:
- the LOC107612095 gene encoding uncharacterized protein LOC107612095 has product MERLIEEVKENAQAEIQNIQQKMQEEMEIKLQERVEAMKSQMLCGFNVFLNQLQKNLPAVEISNLSFMSTTINTKKVEATATINHEVFAAEKEVSSKSSTITEGVSKSHAKSLPQTKEKNVILSPRKKQTLYSSLTQEVLDLKLEKMKHG; this is encoded by the exons ATGGAGAGGTTGATTGAAGAAGTTAAAGAGAATGCTCaagcagaaattcagaatatACAACAAAAGATGCAAGAGGAGATGGAAATAAAACTTCAAGAAAGAGTGGAGGCCATGAAGTCACAGATGTTGTGTGGATTTAATGTGTTTTTGAATCAACTACAGAAAAATCTCCCAGCAGTAgaaatttcaaatctttcttttatGTCAACTACTATAAATACGAAGAAAGTAGAAGCTACTGCAACAATAAATCATGAAGTTTTTGCTGCTGAAAAAGAG GTTTCAAGTA AATCATCTACTATAACAGAAGGTGTTTCTAAGTCTCATGCTAAATCATTACCTCAAACAAAAGAGAAGAATGTGATTCTTTCACCTAGAAAGAAGCAG ACTCTTTATTCTTCTCTTACTCAAGAGGTTCTTGACTTGAAACTGGAGAAAATGAAGCATGGCTAG